The following coding sequences are from one Halosolutus amylolyticus window:
- a CDS encoding transcription initiation factor IIB has translation MTDSPIRTRSTERRQSESESPGERADEHEQADEREQCPECGGRLLSNAERAETVCDDCGLVVDEGEIDRGPEWRAFDAAEKDEKSRVGAPTTNMMHDQGLSTNIGWQDKDAYGKSLSSRQRQKMQRLRTWNERFRTRDSKERNLKQALGEIDRMASALGLPENVRETASVIYRRALEEDLLPGRSIEGVATASLYAAARQAGTPRSLDEISAVSRVGKDEVARTYRYVIRELGLEVKPADPESYVPRFASDLDLSDETERRARGLLQTAKENGVHSGKSPVGLAAAAVYAGALLTNEKVTQNDVSEVASISEVTIRNRYHELLEAEEGAPA, from the coding sequence ATGACTGATTCTCCCATCCGAACGCGGAGCACCGAGCGGCGCCAGAGCGAATCCGAATCGCCCGGTGAGCGGGCGGACGAACACGAACAGGCCGACGAGCGCGAGCAGTGCCCCGAGTGTGGCGGCCGACTGCTCTCGAACGCCGAACGCGCCGAGACCGTCTGCGACGACTGCGGCCTCGTCGTCGACGAGGGCGAGATCGATCGCGGACCGGAGTGGCGCGCGTTCGACGCCGCGGAGAAAGACGAGAAGAGTCGCGTCGGTGCTCCCACGACGAACATGATGCACGACCAGGGGCTCTCGACGAACATCGGCTGGCAGGACAAAGACGCCTACGGGAAGTCCCTGAGTTCCCGCCAGCGCCAGAAGATGCAGCGGCTTCGCACCTGGAACGAGCGGTTCCGCACCCGCGACTCGAAAGAACGCAACCTCAAGCAGGCGCTCGGTGAAATCGATCGGATGGCCTCGGCTCTGGGTCTCCCCGAGAACGTCCGCGAGACCGCCAGCGTCATCTACCGCCGCGCGCTCGAGGAGGACCTCCTCCCGGGCCGATCGATCGAGGGCGTCGCGACGGCCTCGCTGTACGCCGCCGCTCGCCAGGCCGGCACGCCGCGGAGCCTCGACGAGATCTCGGCCGTCAGTCGCGTCGGGAAAGACGAGGTCGCCCGGACCTACCGGTACGTGATCCGCGAACTCGGCCTCGAAGTGAAGCCGGCCGATCCCGAGAGCTACGTCCCCCGCTTCGCGAGCGACCTCGACCTCTCCGACGAGACCGAGCGGCGCGCTCGCGGGCTCCTCCAGACGGCCAAGGAGAACGGGGTCCACTCGGGGAAGTCGCCGGTCGGCCTCGCCGCCGCGGCGGTCTACGCCGGGGCCCTCCTGACGAACGAGAAGGTCACCCAGAACGACGTCAGCGAGGTCGCGAGCATTTCGGAGGTTACCATCCGCAACCGGTATCACGAACTGCTCGAGGCCGAGGAAGGCGCACCCGCCTGA
- the gatA gene encoding Asp-tRNA(Asn)/Glu-tRNA(Gln) amidotransferase subunit GatA — MSSNIFITEERIEGDDDGPLAGKTIAVKDNISTEGVRTTCGSRMLADYVPPYDATVVERVKAAGGTIVGKANMDEFGMGTTNETSYFGSVENPAAPGRVPGGSSGGSAAAVAAGEADLALGSDTGGSVRCPAAFCGVVGIKPTYGLVSRYGLVAYGNSLEQIGPFATTVEGAAALLDVIAGSDDRDATTHEGPLEADETYADAATGDVDGLQIGVPTELLDGAHEGVVETFWDAIADLEDRGAEYHEVSLPSIEHAVEAYYVIAMSEASSNLARFDGVRYGHDADADGNWNEAFARTREEGFGDEVKRRILLGTYALSAGYHDKYYKKAQDARAWVKQDFDEALSEADVLASPTMPVPPFELGESLDDPLQMYLADANTVPVNLADLPAISVPAGETDGLPVGLQLVGPAFGEERLIRAASAIA; from the coding sequence ATGTCGTCGAACATCTTCATCACCGAGGAGCGGATCGAGGGCGACGATGACGGCCCGCTGGCCGGGAAGACGATCGCCGTCAAGGACAACATCTCCACCGAGGGCGTCCGGACCACCTGTGGCTCGCGGATGCTCGCGGACTACGTTCCGCCCTACGACGCCACCGTCGTCGAACGGGTGAAAGCCGCCGGCGGGACGATCGTCGGCAAGGCGAACATGGACGAGTTCGGGATGGGAACGACGAACGAGACGTCGTACTTCGGCTCGGTCGAGAACCCGGCCGCTCCCGGCCGCGTTCCGGGCGGGTCCTCCGGCGGATCGGCGGCCGCCGTCGCCGCCGGCGAGGCCGACCTCGCGCTCGGCTCCGACACCGGCGGCTCGGTCCGCTGTCCCGCCGCGTTCTGCGGCGTCGTCGGCATCAAACCGACCTACGGGCTGGTCTCGCGCTACGGGCTGGTCGCCTACGGGAACAGTCTCGAGCAGATCGGCCCCTTCGCGACCACCGTCGAGGGCGCGGCCGCCTTGCTCGACGTGATCGCGGGGAGCGACGATCGGGACGCGACGACGCACGAGGGGCCACTCGAGGCGGACGAAACCTACGCCGACGCCGCCACCGGCGACGTCGACGGCCTGCAGATCGGCGTGCCGACCGAACTGCTCGACGGGGCCCACGAGGGCGTCGTCGAGACGTTCTGGGACGCGATCGCCGACCTCGAGGACCGCGGGGCCGAGTACCACGAGGTCAGCCTCCCCTCGATCGAACACGCCGTCGAGGCCTACTACGTGATCGCGATGTCGGAAGCGTCCTCGAACCTCGCCCGGTTCGACGGCGTCCGGTACGGCCACGACGCCGACGCCGACGGAAACTGGAACGAGGCGTTCGCCCGGACCCGCGAGGAAGGGTTCGGCGACGAGGTCAAACGGCGCATCCTCCTTGGAACCTACGCGCTCTCGGCCGGCTACCACGACAAGTACTACAAGAAGGCTCAGGACGCCCGCGCGTGGGTCAAGCAGGACTTCGACGAGGCGCTCTCGGAGGCCGACGTCCTCGCGTCGCCGACGATGCCAGTGCCGCCGTTCGAACTCGGCGAGAGCCTCGACGACCCGTTGCAGATGTACCTCGCGGACGCGAACACGGTACCGGTCAACCTCGCCGACCTGCCCGCGATCTCCGTTCCCGCAGGAGAAACCGACGGCCTCCCCGTCGGCCTGCAACTCGTCGGTCCCGCGTTCGGCGAAGAACGGTTGATCCGAGCGGCCAGCGCGATCGCCTGA
- the gatC gene encoding Asp-tRNA(Asn)/Glu-tRNA(Gln) amidotransferase subunit GatC has translation MSEDAVSTEEVRHVAELARVDLTNEEVDQFTGQFADILEYFETLDEVPEVDRETTLTNVMRPDEERDSLDTEEALRNASETEDGYFKGPNVS, from the coding sequence ATGAGCGAGGACGCCGTCAGTACCGAGGAGGTCCGCCACGTCGCGGAACTCGCCCGCGTCGACCTCACGAACGAGGAGGTCGACCAGTTCACGGGGCAGTTCGCGGACATCCTCGAGTACTTCGAGACGCTCGACGAGGTGCCGGAGGTCGATCGCGAGACCACGCTGACGAACGTGATGCGCCCGGACGAGGAGCGGGACTCGCTGGACACCGAGGAAGCGCTCCGGAACGCGTCCGAAACGGAGGACGGCTACTTCAAGGGGCCGAACGTTTCCTGA
- a CDS encoding helix-turn-helix transcriptional regulator, which produces MSVAAIEAELSADERAGLELVRETGGIHQSDFWKELDVSSRKGSRIVESLVEKELVDREETVYDGHNTYYITPTARDLDFTLLMAGDMLSPFIGEEEVDPNSDAFSQWIMNLAYEE; this is translated from the coding sequence GTGAGCGTCGCTGCGATCGAAGCGGAGCTCTCCGCGGACGAGCGAGCGGGACTCGAACTGGTTCGCGAAACCGGTGGCATTCACCAGAGCGACTTCTGGAAGGAACTCGACGTCTCCTCGCGCAAGGGGAGTCGGATCGTCGAATCGCTCGTCGAGAAGGAACTCGTCGATCGGGAGGAGACGGTCTACGACGGGCACAACACGTACTACATCACGCCGACGGCCCGCGACCTCGATTTCACCCTCCTGATGGCCGGCGACATGCTCTCGCCGTTCATCGGCGAGGAGGAGGTCGATCCGAACAGCGACGCCTTCTCGCAGTGGATCATGAACCTCGCCTACGAGGAGTGA
- a CDS encoding alpha/beta fold hydrolase, with translation MGSTAPPGRTDASLLSTIDVESTRRTVNGVRLHVVAAGDETDPLVVLLHGFPEFWYGWRAQIEPLVAAGYRVLVPDQRGYNLSEKPAAVRAYQQRVLARDVVELVETEGAASAHVVGHDWGGSVAWELGLSHPDVVDRLAIVNAPHPTAYREQLRSNPEQLRRSWYVMAFQLPWIPELACRATDFGVLERALRETSATGTFTEEELAHYRRAWGQDGAITGMLNWYRAAARYPPSPSRERVAAPTLVVWGEDDTALVPELAVEGHRYCDDGRLELLSETSHWVQHERPERVTDLLLDHLGN, from the coding sequence ATGGGTTCGACGGCTCCTCCAGGTAGGACCGACGCGTCGTTACTGTCGACGATCGACGTCGAGTCGACACGCCGCACCGTCAACGGCGTTCGGCTCCACGTCGTCGCGGCCGGTGACGAGACCGATCCGCTCGTCGTCTTGCTCCACGGGTTCCCCGAGTTCTGGTACGGCTGGCGCGCCCAGATCGAACCGCTGGTCGCGGCCGGCTACCGCGTCCTCGTGCCCGACCAGCGCGGGTACAACCTGAGCGAGAAACCGGCCGCCGTCCGGGCGTACCAGCAACGTGTACTCGCGCGAGACGTCGTCGAACTCGTCGAAACCGAGGGGGCGGCGTCGGCCCACGTCGTCGGCCACGACTGGGGCGGGTCCGTCGCCTGGGAACTCGGCCTGTCCCATCCGGACGTCGTCGATCGGCTCGCGATCGTCAACGCGCCGCATCCGACGGCCTACCGGGAGCAACTCCGATCGAACCCGGAGCAGTTGCGGCGAAGCTGGTACGTGATGGCGTTTCAGCTCCCCTGGATTCCGGAACTCGCCTGTCGGGCGACCGACTTCGGCGTTCTCGAGCGAGCGCTCCGCGAGACGTCCGCGACAGGGACGTTCACCGAGGAGGAACTGGCCCACTACCGTCGCGCCTGGGGGCAGGACGGTGCGATCACCGGGATGCTCAACTGGTACCGGGCGGCGGCCCGGTACCCACCGAGTCCGTCACGGGAGCGTGTCGCAGCGCCGACGCTCGTCGTCTGGGGCGAAGACGACACCGCACTGGTTCCGGAACTGGCCGTCGAGGGCCACCGATACTGTGACGACGGTCGCCTCGAACTCCTGTCCGAGACGAGCCACTGGGTCCAGCACGAACGGCCGGAGCGGGTGACCGATCTTCTGCTCGATCACCTGGGAAACTAG
- a CDS encoding DUF2249 domain-containing protein, which translates to MQSPSSVIDRTDAPSDRPREVIDVRMLGPPEPLTETLETLADLDTETVLVQRNDRAPQFLYPKLEDRGYAYETVDLDDEVVTVIWRSNG; encoded by the coding sequence ATGCAGTCACCCTCGTCCGTTATCGACCGCACCGACGCACCGTCCGATCGCCCGCGCGAGGTGATCGACGTCCGCATGCTCGGGCCGCCGGAACCGCTGACGGAGACGCTCGAGACGCTCGCCGACCTCGACACCGAGACGGTCCTGGTCCAGCGCAACGATCGCGCGCCGCAGTTCCTCTACCCGAAACTCGAAGACCGGGGCTACGCCTACGAGACCGTCGACCTGGACGACGAAGTCGTGACCGTCATCTGGCGGTCGAACGGCTAG
- a CDS encoding heavy metal translocating P-type ATPase, whose translation MSSCSLCGLPTPEPPVTATDVEGRFCCRGCLEVSATLETVEDVDRECVVERASESVDREVPDGATETFLAIDGMHCSTCEGFVSLLGEGEDGILAVEASYATDTARVVYDPDRLDEADLPDVLSGYGYDARFRDDDERTRADEDLVERLLVGGFLSMLVMPWYLFYLYPSYVGIETGILSVDATSPLGTTIPFAMIGLFAGGVLFYTGYPVLRGAYVSLRVGQPNMDLLIAIAAVSAYAYSTVALATGSTHLYYDVTVAVIMVVSLGTYYERRIKRRATDLLADVTAAQVREATRRLPEGEGTETVPIDRLAAGDEVLVRPGERIPVDGTVIEGTAAVDESVLTGESLPVTKRPGDRVVGGAIVTDSALVVAVGADAESTLDRIATLMWEIQSATPGVQRLADRLATIFVPFVLTLAVVVTGWRLATGTPIPDAVLTGLTVLVVSCPCAMGLATPLAVASGLRDALERGIVVANAALFESVSSVETIVFDKTGTLTAGEMTVREVHGEADAIDLAAAVERRSEHPAAAAIVAHAVEGPESDRITADGGHLDHASGDVRSTGEDVLDVTDFERHPGEGVSATVAGARAGDTDDPRDADRVVVGTPTLVERLAGPVPDALESAVADARDRGRLPVVIGYGGAARAVAVVGDRTRSEWRSVLESFADREVVVLTGDDAAATTTVREHPAVDRVFAGVPPDGKVETVRRLSREGVTAMVGDGTNDAPALAAADVGIALGSGTARATDAADAVVTASDLRAVRSVFDLAEGTRRRIRENVGWALLYNAVAIPLAAAGLINPLFAAVAMATSSALVVLNSSRSVLEDDR comes from the coding sequence ATGAGTTCCTGCTCGCTCTGCGGGCTCCCGACGCCGGAGCCCCCGGTGACAGCCACAGACGTCGAGGGGCGCTTCTGCTGTCGGGGCTGTCTCGAGGTGAGCGCGACCCTGGAGACCGTCGAGGACGTCGATCGCGAGTGCGTCGTCGAGCGGGCCTCAGAGTCAGTCGATCGAGAGGTTCCCGACGGGGCGACGGAGACGTTCCTCGCGATCGACGGGATGCACTGTTCGACCTGCGAGGGGTTCGTCTCCCTGCTGGGCGAGGGCGAGGACGGAATCCTCGCGGTCGAGGCGAGTTACGCGACCGACACCGCCCGCGTCGTCTACGATCCCGATCGGCTGGACGAGGCCGACCTCCCCGACGTGCTCTCCGGCTACGGGTACGACGCGCGATTCCGCGACGACGACGAGCGCACGCGCGCCGACGAGGACCTCGTCGAGCGGCTGCTGGTCGGCGGCTTCCTCTCGATGCTCGTCATGCCGTGGTACCTGTTCTACCTCTATCCCAGCTACGTGGGGATCGAGACGGGCATCCTCTCGGTCGACGCGACCTCCCCGCTCGGAACGACCATCCCGTTCGCGATGATCGGCCTGTTCGCCGGCGGCGTGCTGTTCTACACCGGCTACCCCGTCCTGCGCGGCGCGTACGTCAGCCTGCGGGTCGGCCAGCCGAACATGGATCTGCTGATCGCTATCGCGGCGGTCTCGGCCTACGCCTACAGCACGGTCGCGCTCGCGACGGGCAGTACCCACCTCTACTACGACGTCACCGTCGCCGTGATCATGGTCGTCAGCCTGGGTACCTATTACGAGCGCCGGATCAAGCGCCGGGCAACCGACCTGCTCGCGGACGTGACGGCCGCGCAGGTCCGCGAGGCGACTCGCAGACTCCCCGAAGGCGAGGGAACCGAAACGGTCCCGATCGATCGGCTCGCGGCGGGCGACGAGGTCCTCGTCAGGCCCGGCGAGCGGATTCCCGTCGACGGCACGGTGATCGAGGGGACGGCGGCCGTCGACGAGTCGGTGCTCACCGGCGAGTCCCTGCCGGTCACGAAGCGGCCCGGAGACCGGGTCGTCGGCGGCGCGATCGTGACCGACAGCGCGCTCGTCGTCGCAGTGGGCGCGGACGCCGAGAGCACGCTCGATCGCATCGCGACGCTCATGTGGGAGATCCAGAGCGCGACGCCTGGCGTCCAGCGGCTGGCCGATCGGCTCGCGACGATCTTCGTCCCCTTCGTCCTGACGCTCGCGGTCGTCGTCACGGGGTGGCGACTCGCGACGGGAACACCGATTCCGGACGCGGTACTGACCGGGCTGACCGTGCTCGTCGTCTCCTGTCCCTGCGCGATGGGGCTAGCGACCCCGCTGGCCGTCGCTTCCGGCCTTCGCGACGCGCTCGAACGCGGGATCGTCGTCGCGAACGCGGCCCTCTTCGAGTCGGTCTCGTCCGTCGAGACGATCGTCTTCGACAAGACCGGCACGCTGACAGCGGGTGAGATGACCGTGCGCGAGGTCCACGGGGAGGCCGACGCGATCGATCTCGCGGCCGCCGTCGAGCGTCGGTCCGAACACCCCGCCGCCGCCGCGATCGTGGCCCACGCGGTCGAGGGTCCGGAAAGTGATCGAATTACGGCCGACGGCGGCCACCTCGATCACGCGTCCGGCGACGTGCGTTCCACGGGCGAGGACGTCCTCGACGTGACCGACTTCGAGCGCCACCCCGGCGAGGGCGTGAGCGCGACGGTCGCGGGCGCGAGGGCCGGCGACACCGACGATCCTCGAGACGCCGATCGCGTCGTCGTCGGCACGCCCACCCTCGTCGAGCGGCTTGCCGGGCCGGTCCCGGACGCCCTCGAATCGGCCGTCGCGGACGCTCGAGATCGGGGCCGACTCCCCGTCGTCATCGGCTACGGCGGGGCGGCACGGGCCGTCGCCGTCGTCGGCGATCGGACGCGATCGGAGTGGCGATCGGTTCTGGAATCGTTCGCGGATCGCGAGGTGGTCGTGCTGACCGGGGACGACGCGGCCGCGACGACGACCGTCCGCGAGCATCCGGCGGTCGATCGCGTCTTCGCGGGCGTCCCGCCCGACGGGAAGGTCGAGACCGTCCGGCGACTCTCCCGGGAAGGTGTGACGGCGATGGTCGGCGACGGGACGAACGACGCGCCGGCGCTGGCCGCGGCCGACGTCGGTATCGCGCTCGGGAGCGGGACGGCCCGCGCGACCGACGCCGCAGACGCGGTCGTGACCGCGAGCGATCTCCGCGCCGTCCGGTCCGTGTTCGACCTCGCCGAGGGCACCCGGCGGCGCATCCGCGAGAACGTCGGCTGGGCGCTGCTGTACAACGCCGTCGCGATCCCGCTGGCCGCCGCGGGGCTGATCAACCCGCTCTTCGCGGCCGTCGCGATGGCGACCAGTAGCGCCCTCGTCGTCCTCAACTCGTCGCGATCGGTGCTAGAGGACGATCGGTGA
- a CDS encoding DUF3054 domain-containing protein — protein MIESHPRPESVDRVASVPLVAVLAVADALVVTAFVAVGLHSHGMAPWEFPAHTVRTATPFVIGWATVAALVGAYRGRVLESARRTVAVVGLAWIGASLLGGAIRATSLFPGGAPPSFLLVNAVLGLGFVLPWRLAVTGTIRGWRGRR, from the coding sequence ATGATCGAATCCCACCCACGCCCCGAGTCGGTCGATCGAGTCGCTTCCGTTCCGCTGGTCGCCGTCCTCGCCGTCGCCGACGCGCTCGTCGTGACGGCGTTCGTCGCCGTCGGCCTGCACAGCCACGGGATGGCGCCCTGGGAGTTCCCGGCCCACACCGTCCGCACCGCGACGCCGTTCGTGATCGGGTGGGCGACCGTCGCCGCGCTCGTCGGCGCGTATCGCGGCCGGGTTCTCGAATCGGCCCGGCGGACGGTCGCCGTCGTCGGTCTCGCCTGGATCGGCGCGTCGCTGCTGGGCGGCGCGATCCGCGCCACCTCGCTGTTTCCCGGCGGCGCGCCGCCGTCGTTCTTGCTCGTCAACGCGGTCCTCGGCCTCGGGTTCGTCCTCCCGTGGCGACTCGCAGTGACCGGCACCATCCGCGGATGGCGGGGACGACGGTGA
- a CDS encoding sensor histidine kinase, with product MDDTQDVVLPSAFDDLDIGITLREPETGQLIDMNEQVERIYGYSREELLEMKIEEYTAPSTKFSQDSAIRRIHAAADGNSQVFEWRVERSNGELVWVRVCLNQTTIGGNTYVVAEIRDISEYKARERRLRLLNRVVRHNLRNETNVLMGYADRLKSAVEEKTLEQEVETILEIATEIGTLSDSIQQIEEIAKPDATQRSPSNIADLVREVVTETRAEYTDIELTVDIRADVWVSADRGLRHAIKHAIENAIVHNDRDTSSVEVLITTVPDTDQGEIRIIDTGPAIPDVEVDVLREDITASTTYHGSGVGLWVMQWCVDSLGGELVFDENSPRGNVVRFVLPQIDVSET from the coding sequence ATGGATGATACCCAGGATGTTGTGTTACCGTCGGCGTTCGATGACCTGGATATTGGTATCACCTTACGGGAGCCGGAGACAGGACAACTCATCGATATGAACGAACAGGTAGAGCGGATATACGGCTACTCTCGGGAGGAACTACTCGAGATGAAGATCGAGGAGTATACCGCCCCTTCGACGAAATTTTCGCAGGACTCGGCAATCCGTCGAATCCACGCTGCAGCCGATGGGAATTCACAGGTGTTCGAATGGCGGGTCGAACGGTCCAATGGTGAACTGGTCTGGGTTCGCGTCTGCCTCAATCAGACGACGATCGGAGGGAACACGTATGTCGTCGCCGAAATTCGCGATATTAGTGAGTACAAGGCACGAGAGCGACGATTACGCCTCCTTAATCGCGTCGTCCGACACAACCTCCGAAACGAGACGAACGTACTTATGGGGTACGCCGACCGTCTCAAAAGCGCCGTCGAAGAAAAGACGCTCGAACAGGAGGTCGAGACGATTCTGGAGATTGCCACGGAGATCGGGACGTTGAGCGACTCGATTCAGCAAATAGAGGAGATCGCGAAGCCCGACGCAACACAGCGCTCTCCGTCGAATATCGCAGATCTGGTCCGAGAAGTCGTTACGGAGACGCGTGCTGAATATACAGACATCGAGCTAACTGTCGATATTCGGGCCGATGTCTGGGTTAGCGCCGACAGGGGCCTTCGCCACGCGATCAAACACGCCATCGAGAACGCGATCGTCCACAACGACCGTGACACCTCGTCTGTCGAGGTACTCATCACCACAGTGCCGGACACTGATCAGGGGGAGATACGCATCATTGATACTGGACCAGCTATCCCGGACGTCGAAGTCGACGTTCTCAGAGAGGACATCACGGCGAGTACCACCTACCACGGATCTGGCGTCGGTCTATGGGTGATGCAGTGGTGTGTCGACTCTCTCGGGGGTGAACTCGTCTTTGACGAGAATTCCCCTCGCGGAAACGTTGTACGGTTCGTACTTCCCCAGATCGATGTCTCTGAGACGTAG
- the nirK gene encoding copper-containing nitrite reductase: protein MTQTTANRRRFMQVIGATGAVAVAGCLGNDADASENSTESEDEEGLPAAKAVDADRIARDPTDIPGPVDWNEPREHDITLETERVTAEIEPGVTFEYMTFGGQVPGPMVRVRQGDTVNLTFDVPDDMNIDMHNVDFHAVYGPGGGADATTLAPGDDPTQISFTAEYAGAFIYHCAVPNMDQHISSGMFGSILVEPEDGLPEVDHEFYLGQHEIYTDGEVGEEGHHGFDFDAMKKEEPTYVVFNGQAYGFTEDGVGPMEANTGETARVYFANGGPNLLSSLHPIGNVWSNYYRDGDLLSEPDKNIETAPIAPGTTAAGEMEFPVPGPVKIVDHALSRVVHKGALAVVDVAGEENPDVYDGDP, encoded by the coding sequence ATGACCCAAACCACAGCAAATCGACGGCGGTTCATGCAGGTGATCGGAGCAACCGGCGCAGTCGCGGTCGCCGGCTGTCTCGGCAACGACGCCGACGCGTCGGAGAACAGTACCGAGAGCGAGGACGAGGAGGGACTGCCTGCGGCGAAGGCTGTGGACGCCGATCGGATCGCTCGCGACCCGACCGACATTCCCGGTCCCGTCGACTGGAACGAGCCCCGCGAACACGACATCACGCTCGAGACCGAGCGCGTGACCGCCGAAATCGAGCCCGGCGTCACCTTCGAGTACATGACCTTCGGCGGACAGGTCCCCGGTCCGATGGTCCGGGTCCGCCAGGGCGACACGGTGAACCTCACGTTCGACGTCCCGGACGACATGAACATCGACATGCACAACGTCGACTTCCACGCGGTCTACGGTCCCGGCGGCGGTGCGGACGCCACGACGCTCGCCCCGGGTGACGACCCCACGCAGATCAGCTTCACGGCCGAGTACGCCGGGGCGTTCATTTACCACTGTGCGGTCCCGAACATGGACCAGCACATCAGCTCCGGGATGTTCGGCTCGATCCTCGTCGAACCCGAGGACGGCCTCCCCGAGGTCGACCACGAGTTCTACCTCGGCCAGCACGAGATCTACACGGATGGCGAAGTCGGCGAGGAAGGCCACCACGGCTTCGACTTCGACGCCATGAAGAAAGAAGAGCCCACCTACGTGGTGTTCAACGGCCAGGCCTACGGCTTCACCGAGGACGGCGTCGGACCGATGGAGGCCAACACGGGCGAGACCGCCCGGGTCTACTTCGCCAACGGTGGCCCGAACCTGCTGAGTTCGCTCCACCCGATCGGGAACGTCTGGAGCAACTACTACCGCGACGGGGACCTGCTCTCCGAACCCGACAAGAACATCGAGACGGCCCCGATCGCCCCCGGGACGACCGCGGCCGGCGAGATGGAGTTCCCCGTCCCCGGCCCGGTCAAGATCGTCGACCACGCGCTCAGCCGCGTCGTCCACAAGGGCGCACTCGCCGTCGTCGACGTCGCCGGCGAGGAGAATCCCGACGTCTACGACGGGGATCCGTAA
- a CDS encoding NRDE family protein, whose amino-acid sequence MCTLTLAWQVFDEAPVTVAANRDEAIDRESIPPGVYDDDPLTIAPRDAEAGGTWIGYNEHGVFAGVTNRWNDADLAGERSRGLLVADVLESESVAEAATVVEETTADYEYEGFYLVVADASDALCFKWDGELERTRFDPGVHVVVNVAVDDDAEIPPIRRERSREQAANAREVRRELAAEPDETAAEWLDRAGDVLGDHEYGVCIHENGYGTRSSSLLAIGEDTRYLYAPGPPCATDYERVAPGRDASAVEGEGHI is encoded by the coding sequence GTGTGCACGCTCACCCTCGCCTGGCAGGTCTTCGACGAGGCCCCGGTGACGGTCGCCGCGAACCGTGACGAAGCGATCGATCGGGAGTCGATCCCGCCCGGCGTGTACGACGATGACCCGCTCACGATCGCGCCGCGGGACGCCGAAGCCGGCGGCACGTGGATCGGGTACAACGAGCACGGCGTCTTCGCCGGCGTCACGAACCGCTGGAACGACGCCGACCTCGCCGGCGAACGATCGCGGGGCCTGCTCGTGGCCGACGTCCTCGAGTCCGAGTCGGTGGCCGAGGCGGCGACCGTCGTCGAGGAGACGACCGCGGACTACGAGTACGAGGGGTTCTACCTCGTCGTCGCCGACGCGTCGGACGCGCTCTGTTTCAAGTGGGACGGGGAACTCGAGCGAACGCGCTTCGACCCCGGCGTCCACGTCGTCGTCAACGTCGCGGTCGACGACGACGCCGAGATCCCGCCGATCCGGCGGGAGCGATCCCGGGAGCAGGCGGCGAACGCCCGCGAGGTTCGACGGGAACTCGCGGCCGAACCGGACGAGACCGCCGCGGAGTGGCTCGATCGCGCCGGTGACGTGCTCGGCGACCACGAGTACGGCGTCTGCATCCACGAGAACGGGTACGGGACGCGATCGTCCTCCCTGCTCGCGATCGGCGAGGACACCCGGTACCTGTATGCGCCCGGCCCGCCCTGTGCGACCGACTACGAGCGGGTCGCACCCGGTCGGGACGCGAGTGCCGTCGAGGGCGAAGGGCACATTTAA